The Suncus etruscus isolate mSunEtr1 chromosome 14, mSunEtr1.pri.cur, whole genome shotgun sequence genome contains a region encoding:
- the NAT14 gene encoding probable N-acetyltransferase 14, with amino-acid sequence MAPGHLSVREMRDDEKPLVLEMLKAGVKDTENRVALHALTRPPALLLLAAASSGLRFVLASFALALLLPVFLAVAALKLGLRARWGSLPPPGGLGGPWVAVRGSGDVCGVLALEPGTHAGDGARVTRLSVSRWHRRRGVGKRLLAFAECRARAWAGGMGEPRARLVVPVAVAALGVANLLEDCGYQAEGGWGCMGYLLVREFSKDL; translated from the exons ATGGCCCCCGGCCACCTGTCGGTGCGGGAGATGCGGGACGATGAGAAGCCGCTGGTGCTGGAGATGCTGAAG GCCGGCGTGAAGGACACCGAGAACCGCGTGGCCCTGCACGCCCTGACGCGGCCGCCCGCCTTGCTGCTCCTGGCCGCGGCCAGCAGCGGCCTCCGCTTCGTCCTGGCCTCCTTCGCGCTGGCGCTCCTCCTGCCCGTCTTCCTGGCCGTGGCCGCCTTGAAACTGGGGCTGCGGGCCCGGTGGGGCTCGCTGCCCCCGCCCGGCGGCCTGGGGGGGCCCTGGGTGGCCGTGCGGGGCTCCGGCGACGTGTGCGGGGTGCTGGCCCTGGAGCCCGGCACCCACGCGGGGGACGGCGCCCGCGTCACCCGCCTCTCAGTGTCGCGCTGGCACCGGCGCCGGGGCGTGGGCAAGCGGCTGCTGGCCTTCGCCGAGTGCCGCGCGCGGGCCTGGGCCGGGGGCATGGGCGAGCCCCGCGCGCGGCTGGTGGTGCCCGTGGCCGTGGCGGCGCTGGGCGTGGCGAACCTGCTGGAGGACTGCGGCTACCAGGCCGAGGGGGGCTGGGGCTGTATGGGGTACCTGCTGGTGCGCGAGTTCAGCAAGGACCTGTGA
- the ZNF628 gene encoding LOW QUALITY PROTEIN: zinc finger protein 628 (The sequence of the model RefSeq protein was modified relative to this genomic sequence to represent the inferred CDS: deleted 2 bases in 1 codon), with translation MVGSQADMAPASTADGAGEKPGPAAPTAQYECGECGKSFRWSSRLLHHQRTHTGERPYKCPDCPKAFKGSSALLYHQRGHTGERPYQCPDCPKAFKRSSLLQIHRSVHTGLRAFTCGQCGLAFKWSSHYQYHLRQHTGERPYPCPDCPKAFKNSSSLRRHRHVHTGERPYACGVCGKSFTQSTNLRQHQRVHTGERPFRCPLCPKTFTHSSNLLLHQRTHGATPAAATVTTPQPSDAGVGPVGAFVPQPHSPPAPPTPPPPPVVPELFLAAAETTVELVYRCDCCELGFGSEDLLLEHQPCPGPAAPGAPPPALSPSTPPPAAPGFACLPCGKSFRTVAGLSRHQHSHGAASGQAFRCGSCDGAFPQLASLLAHQQCHVEEAAAGRPPPQAEAAEVTCPQEPPPPSVVAPPPASAEADAHAGAAAPERPYKCAECGKAFKGSSGLRYHLRDHTGERPYQCGECGKAFKRSSLLAIHQRVHTGLRAFACGQCGLTFKWSSHYQYHLRLHSGERPYACGECGKAFRNTSCLRRHRHVHTGERPHACGVCGKSFAQTSNLRQHQRVHTGERPFRCPLCPKTFTHSSNLLLHQRTHSAERPFACPVCGRGFVMAAYLQRHLRTHAPAAGAPAAPAAAPAPAATQDVHVHPHLQATLSLEVAGGAAQATPAGAAGPPNSQTFLLVQTAQGLQLIPSSVQPPAPPPPPPPPPPKLILAAASTGRSGSRAGPGTRTVGKAGQGPGVVWLQGPGALSVQGATNSGAIGTGQGLIFLQNVGAGEAGPQEVSGVQLQPLRPAPEVTTVQLQPAPEVTTVQLQPAPEMTTVQLQPAPEVTTVQLQPEVTAVQLQPAPEVTTVQLQPVAGQLASPSGAGVGAETPNLLVVQSGSAEELLGGAGPGEVGEPEAGASVVQDVLFEALQTDEGLQSVLVLSGADGEQTQLCVQEVETLPSALAEPPGPGPPSQKLLIIRSAPAAELLDGGTATLQLLAPPPAPAAPVSLPAAAPVSQMLQVVPAGATAGAIAPQGLPSIQIVQTVPTVQLVHTF, from the exons ATGGTTGGCTCCCAGGCGGACATGGCTCCCGCGTCCACCGCGGACGGGGCCGGGGAGAAGCCGGGCCCCGCCGCGCCCACGGCCCAGTACGAGTGCGGGGAGTGCGGCAAGTCGTTCCGGTGGTCGTCCCGGCTCCTGCACCACCAGCGCACGCACACGGGCGAGCGGCCCTACAAGTGCCCCGACTGCCCCAAGGCCTTCAAGGGCTCGTCGGCCCTGCTCTACCACCAGCGGGGCCACACGGGCGAGCGGCCCTACCAGTGCCCGGACTGCCCCAAGGCCTTCAAGCGCTCGTCGCTGCTGCAGATCCACCGCAGCGTGCACACGGGCCTGCGCGCCTTCACCTGCGGCCAGTGCGGCCTGGCCTTCAAGTGGTCGTCCCACTACCAGTACCACCTGCGCCAGCACACGGGCGAGCGGCCCTACCCGTGCCCCGACTGCCCCAAGGCCTTCAAGAACTCGTCCAGCCTGCGGCGCCACCGGCACGTGCACACGGGCGAGCGGCCCTACGCGTGCGGCGTGTGCGGCAAGAGCTTCACGCAGAGCACCAACCTGCGGCAGCACCAGCGCGTGCACACGGGCGAGCGCCCCTTCCGCTGCCCGCTCTGCCCCAAGACCTTCACGCACTCGTCCAACCTGCTGCTGCACCAGCGCACGCACGGTGCCACGCCCGCCGCTGCCACGGTCACCACCCCGCAGCCCAGTGACGCCGGCGTGGGCCCCGTGGGCGCCTTCGTGCCGCAGCCGCACAGCCCACCCGCGCCGCCcacgcccccgccgccgcccgtGGTGCCCGAGCTGTTCCTGGCGGCCGCTGAGACGACCGTGGAGCTGGTGTACCGCTGTGACTGCTGCGAGCTGGGCTTCGGCAGCGAGGACCTGCTTCTGGAGCACCAGCCCTGCCCGGGGCCCGCCGCCCCCGGCGCGCCGCCCCCCGCGCTGTCCCCGTCcacgccgccgcccgccgcccccGGCTTCGCCTGCCTGCCCTGCGGGAAGTCCTTCCGCACCGTGGCCGGCCTGTCCCGCCACCAGCACAGCCACGGCGCGGCCAGCGGCCAGGCCTTCCGCTGCGGCAGCTGCGACGGCGCCTTCCCGCAGCTCGCCAGCCTCCTGGCGCACCAGCAGTGCCACGTGGAGGAGGCGGCGGCCGGGCGGCCACCCCCGCAGGCCGAGGCGGCCGAGGTCACCTGCCCGCAGGAGCCCCCGCCGCCCAGCGTCGTCGCCCCGCCGCCCGCCAGTGCCGAGGCCGATGCCCACGCCGGCGCCGCCGCCCCCGAGCGGCCCTACAAGTGCGCCGAGTGCGGCAAGGCCTTCAAGGGCTCCTCGGGGCTGCGCTACCACCTGCGGGACCACACGGGCGAGCGGCCCTACCAGTGCGGCGAGTGCGGCAAGGCCTTCAAGCGCTCCTCGCTGCTGGCCATCCACCAGCGCGTGCACACGGGGCTGCGCGCCTTCGCCTGCGGCCAGTGCGGCCTCACCTTCAAGTGGTCGTCGCACTACCAGTACCACCTGCGGCTGCACTCGGGCGAGCGGCCCTACGCCTGCGGCGAGTGCGGCAAGGCCTTCCGCAACACGTCGTGCCTGCGGCGCCACCGGCACGTGCACACGGGCGAGCGGCCCCACGCGTGCGGCGTGTGCGGCAAGAGCTTCGCGCAGACCTCCAACCTGCGGCAGCACCAGCGCGTGCACACGGGCGAGCGCCCCTTCCGCTGCCCGCTCTGCCCCAAGACCTTCACGCACTCGTCCAACCTGCTGCTGCACCAGCGCACGCACTCGGCCGAGCGCCCCTTCGCCTGCCCCGTGTGCGGCCGCGGCTTCGTCATGGCCGCCTACCTGCAGCGGCACCTCCGGACGCACGCGCCGGCCGCCGGCGCCCCCGCCGCCCCGGCCGCCGCGCCCGCCCCGGCCGCCACCCAGGACGTGCACGTCCACCCGCACCTGCAGGCCACCCTCTCCCTGGAGGTGGCCGGGGGCGCGGCCCAGGCGACCCCGGCCGGTGCCGCCGGGCCCCCCAACTCACAGACGTTCCTCCTGGTGCAAACGGCCCAGGGCCTCCAGCTCATCCCCAGCAGCGTCCAGCCGCCAGCGCCGCCACCGCcccctccgccgccgccgcccaagCTCATCCTCGCTGCGGCCAGCACGGGGCGGAGCGgcagccgggccgggccgggcacgCGGACCGTGGGCAAGGCCGGCCAGGGCCCG GGGGTGGTGTGGCTGCAGGGCCCTGGCGCGCTGAGCGTGCAGGGCGCGACCAACTCTGGGGCCATCGGGACCGGCCAGGGCCTCATCTTCCTGCAGAATGTGGGTGCTGGGGAGGCAGGGCCGCAGGAAGTGAGTGGGGTTCAGCTGCAGCCCCTCCGGCCCGCCCCGGAGGTGACCACGGTCCAGCTGCAGCCGGCACCAGAAGTGACTACGGTCCAGCTGCAGCCGGCGCCGGAAATGACCACTGTCCAGCTGCAGCCGGCTCCGGAAGTCACCACCGTCCAGCTGCAGCCGGAAGTGACCGCGGTGCAGCTGCAGCCGGCGCCGGAAGTGACCACCGTCCAGCTGCAGCCGGTGGCCGGGCAGCTCGCGAGTCCCAGTGGGGCGGGCGTGGGCGCCGAGACCCCCAACCTGCTGGTGGTTCAAAGCGGGTCGGCCGAGGAGCTGCTGGGCGGCGCGGGTCCGGGGGAGGTGGGCGAGCCCGAGGCCGGCGCCAGCGTGGTGCAGGACGTGCTGTTCGAGGCGCTGCAGACCGACGAGGGCCTGCAGAGCGTCCTGGTGCTGAGCGGGGCGGATGGCGAGCAGACCCAGCTGTGCGTGCAGGAGGTGGAGACGCTGCCCTCGGCGCTGGCCGagccgcccggccccggcccgcCCAGCCAGAAGCTGCTCATCATCCGCAGCGCCCCGGCCGCCGAGCTGCTCGACGGTGGCACGGCCACGCTGCAGCTCCTGGCCCCGCCGCCAGCCCCGGCCGCCCCCGTCAGCCTCCCAGCCGCCGCCCCCGTCTCGCAGATGCTACAGGTAGTACCGGCCGGAGCCACGGCGGGGGCCATCGCCCCGCAGGGCCTCCCGTCCATCCAGATCGTCCAGACGGTGCCCACTGTGCAGCTGGTACACACGTTCTGA